The Lacrimispora xylanolytica genome has a segment encoding these proteins:
- a CDS encoding LacI family DNA-binding transcriptional regulator — MAVTIKDVAREAGVSTATVSKILNNKPYISESTTQRVMEVMKRLNYHPNAQASNFKCKRTGNIIFLAVTEMHTAFHNPHMFEILCGAQNVIRDKNYNLSFLGVSDKQDAFDSANKVVGCNTADGILVHGSATSRALIDFLSKNNFPHIIIGRPPFASPSSWIDTNNRVSGQMAMEYLEKCGYSQIAFIGGPKSDEISRHRLQGFVSYMNINGLTIQDDFIKYGTYTKESGFLMMEELLSQPTLPDAVICENNQIAMGAVGAIEKHQLAIPKDMGLITFDDYPLSQLIDPPLTVIDIDVHEMGKQAASILLRKIKNPGLQVQSFVTLPNLIVRSSTRKQK; from the coding sequence ATGGCTGTAACAATAAAAGATGTTGCCAGGGAAGCCGGAGTATCCACGGCTACGGTATCTAAAATACTGAACAACAAGCCTTATATTTCAGAGAGTACGACTCAGCGTGTCATGGAAGTAATGAAACGTCTCAATTATCATCCCAATGCACAAGCCAGTAATTTCAAATGCAAACGTACCGGAAACATTATCTTTCTTGCTGTTACGGAAATGCATACTGCCTTTCATAACCCTCACATGTTTGAAATTCTATGCGGTGCCCAAAATGTAATCCGGGACAAAAACTATAATCTGTCTTTCTTGGGCGTATCTGACAAACAAGATGCTTTTGATTCAGCTAATAAAGTAGTGGGTTGTAACACGGCTGATGGTATTTTGGTCCATGGCTCTGCTACATCAAGGGCATTGATTGACTTTTTATCTAAAAACAACTTTCCACACATTATTATCGGGAGACCCCCATTTGCCAGTCCCTCTTCCTGGATCGATACCAACAATCGTGTTTCTGGTCAAATGGCAATGGAATATTTGGAGAAATGCGGTTATTCTCAAATCGCTTTTATCGGAGGACCTAAAAGCGATGAAATATCAAGGCACCGCCTGCAAGGTTTTGTATCGTATATGAATATTAATGGGCTCACCATACAAGATGATTTTATAAAATACGGTACCTATACAAAAGAAAGCGGATTTTTAATGATGGAGGAACTCCTAAGTCAACCCACTCTCCCCGATGCCGTTATATGTGAAAATAATCAGATTGCAATGGGGGCCGTTGGGGCAATAGAAAAACATCAATTAGCCATCCCAAAGGATATGGGTCTCATTACCTTTGACGATTATCCTCTCTCACAGCTCATTGATCCTCCTCTTACTGTGATTGATATAGATGTCCATGAAATGGGGAAACAGGCGGCTTCTATCTTATTGAGGAAGATAAAAAATCCGGGACTTCAGGTTCAATCCTTTGTTACTCTTCCGAATCTGATTGTCCGATCATCAACCAGAAAACAAAAATAA